One part of the Alistipes onderdonkii genome encodes these proteins:
- a CDS encoding DUF3872 domain-containing protein, whose amino-acid sequence MNILNNRNKRTSIFKAVALCLIAAMSFTLVSCDDDMDIQQSYPFTVEVMPVPNKVVKGQTVEIRCELKKEGDFSGTLYTIRYFQFEGEGSLKMDNGITFLPNDRYLLENEKFRLYYTAAGDEAHNFIVVVEDNFSNSYELEFDFNNRNVKDDDLTIVPIGNFSPLLK is encoded by the coding sequence ATGAACATACTGAACAACAGAAACAAGAGAACATCAATATTCAAGGCAGTGGCGTTATGCCTGATAGCCGCCATGTCATTCACCCTCGTGTCATGTGACGATGACATGGACATCCAGCAGTCCTATCCCTTCACGGTGGAGGTCATGCCCGTGCCGAACAAGGTAGTAAAGGGGCAGACAGTGGAAATCCGCTGTGAACTGAAAAAGGAGGGCGACTTTTCGGGTACGCTCTATACCATCCGCTATTTCCAGTTCGAGGGGGAAGGCTCGCTCAAAATGGATAACGGCATCACCTTCCTGCCTAACGACCGCTACCTGCTGGAGAACGAAAAATTCCGCCTGTACTACACGGCGGCGGGTGATGAGGCGCATAATTTCATCGTGGTGGTGGAGGATAACTTTAGCAACTCCTACGAACTGGAATTTGACTTCAACAACAGGAATGTAAAGGACGACGATCTTACCATCGTTCCCATCGGCAACTTCAGCCCCTTGTTGAAATGA
- a CDS encoding glycoside hydrolase family protein, with protein MMRVFMTMLCSLLTVCSVSAQISRQEGTDGQAAIYRLPLMERAFLCCRYFEGWHSEKHYPYVGWGHKLLPNEKYSARTMTKRDADELLRKDLRKFVAMFRKFGVDSILLGTLAYNVGPAKLLGSKTIPKSTLIKKLEAGDRNIYREYIAFCNYKGKRHAMLLKRRKAEFALLYIP; from the coding sequence ATGATGCGTGTATTCATGACAATGCTCTGTTCACTTCTGACGGTCTGTTCTGTGTCCGCGCAGATCAGCCGCCAAGAGGGAACGGACGGGCAGGCGGCAATCTACCGACTGCCGCTTATGGAACGTGCTTTTTTATGCTGCCGCTACTTTGAAGGCTGGCACTCAGAAAAACACTACCCATACGTCGGTTGGGGTCACAAACTTTTGCCAAACGAGAAGTATTCGGCACGAACCATGACAAAACGGGATGCGGATGAACTTTTGCGGAAAGACCTGCGCAAATTTGTCGCCATGTTCCGTAAATTCGGGGTTGATTCGATTTTGCTTGGCACGTTAGCTTACAATGTGGGACCGGCGAAGCTGTTAGGCAGCAAAACAATCCCCAAAAGCACCTTAATCAAGAAGCTGGAAGCTGGTGACAGGAACATCTACCGTGAGTATATAGCCTTCTGCAACTACAAAGGAAAACGCCACGCCATGCTGCTCAAACGGAGAAAGGCGGAGTTTGCGCTGTTGTATATCCCATAA